ACGAGGAGGCCGTCGGCGAGCTCTTCACCGCGCTCGACGAGCTGGAGGCACGGCTCGGCGATCATCGCTATCTCACCGGTGACGCCATTACCGAGGCCGACTGGCGGCTTTTTACCACGCTGGTGCGCTTCGATCCGGTCTATGTCGGCCATTTCAAGTGCAACCTGCGCCGGATCGCCGACTATCCCAACCTCGGCGGCTATCTGCGTGATCTCTATCAACAGCCCGGCATCGCCGAAACGGTGAGCATCGATCACATCAAGCGTCACTATTACACCAGTCACCCGATGATCAATCCGACCGGCGTGATCCCCGCCGGCCCGGTCCTCGAACTGACCGCTCCGCACGGCCGCGGCATCTGATTCAGCCGAGTTATTCCATGACCGATTCGCCCCTCGATAATCCGTCCATCGCCCGCGAGACCGGCCAGGCCCGGCTGCCCACGCGCTGGGGGACCTTCCGCATTCACGGCTTCGAGGCCGATAACGGCGGCGAGCATGTCGCCCTGGTCATGGGTGATCCGGCCGCCGCCGATGCCCCGCTGGTGCGGGTGCACTCGGAGTGCCTGACCGGGGATGCCCTGTTCAGCCAGCGCTGCGACTGCGGCCCCCAGCTTGAGGCGGCCATGAAGCGGATTGGCGAGACCGGCGAGGGGATCATCGTCTACCTGCGCCAGGAAGGGCGCGGCATCGGCCTGCTCAACAAGATCCGCGCCTACGGGCTGCAGGACGAGGAAGGCGCCGACACCGTCGAGGCCAACGAGGCGCTGGGGTTCGCCGCCGACGGTCGTGACTACGGCGTGGCCGCCTCGATGCTGGGATCGCTCGGGGTCTCGCGGGTGCGCCTGATGACCAATAATCCGGCCAAGGTCGACGGCCTGGAGGCCACCGGCGTGCGCGTGGTGGAGCGCCTGTCGCTGCTGGCCGGGCGCAATCATCACAACCACGCCTATCTCGAGACCAAGGCGGCGAAATTCGGGCACCATCTGGACGCGCCCGACGGTGGGACTGACGAGGCGTGAACCTTAAATCCTATCTCATCGCCCTGTCCGTGGCGCTGGTGCTGGTGGCGTGGATGCTGAGTGGCCGGCTGGATAGCGATGATGCCCGGCCAGGGGAGGACCAGTCACCCGCCCAACCGGTCGTCATGGATGTCGAGGTGACCACGCTCGAGGCGGAGTCGGTGGAGCGATTCCTGGAGAGCCAGGGCGAAACCGAGGCCGAGCGCGATATCGAGTTGCGCGCCGAGACATCGGGCCAGGTGGTGGCGGTGCAGGCCGCTGAGGGCGATGCCGTGGCGGCGGGGGATCCGATCCTGCGGATCGCGATGGGGGATCGCGAGGCGCGCCGTGCCGAGGCCCGGGCCCGGGTGAGCCAGCGCGAGGCGGATTTCAGCGCCGCCCGACGTCTTTCCGGCGACGGTTTCCAGTCGGAGATCGCCTTGCGCGAGGCCCGCGCCGCGCTGGAAGCGGCCCGGGCGCAGCTCGCGACCATCGAAGAAGAGATCGCCAACACGACCATTACCGCGCCCATAGCCGGTCGGGTTGAGACCCTCTCCGTGGACAAGGGAGACTACCTCGCCGCCGGCGAGCGTGTGGCGCGGATACTCGACATCGATCCGCTCATCGCCACCGCCCACGTCGCCCAGCAGGAGATCCGCCGTATCGAGACCGGCCGCGAGGCGCGCGTGAGTCTTGCCACCGGCGACACACTGACCGGCACGGTGCGCAATATCGGCGGTGCGGCGGAGCCGGGATCGCGGACGTTTCGCGTCGAGGTGGCGGCCGCCAATCCCGATGCACTGCCGGTGGGTGTCAGCGCCACCATCCGCATTCCCCTCGACCCCGCCCGGGCCCACTTCCTGAGTCCCGCCTGGCTGGCGCTGGCGGAATCCGGCGAGGTCGGTGTCAAGACGGTGGATGCGGACAATCGTGTGGTCTTTGAGCCGGTGGACATCGTTCGCACTCAGCGTGATGGCGTGTGGGTCACCGGACTGGCCGACCCGGTTCGGCTGATCACGGTGGGACAGGGCTTTGTCCGCGCGGGCGACACGGTGAATCCGGTGCCGGTCGACGCCTCCGTCAGCGACGGTTGACCCCGTGCGTGCGCTGATCGACGCCGTTTTCAGCCGCAGCCGTTCCGTGACGCTGGTGCTGGTGCTGATCCTCATTATGGGATCTGTGGCCTATCAGAACATCCCCAAGGAGGCGGAGCCCGACGTCAATATCCCGGTGATCTATGTCTCCATGGGCTACGAGGGAATCTCGCCGGAGGACGCCGAGCGCCTGCTCGTCCGGCCCATGGAGCGCGAGCTCTCGAGCATTGAGGGCCTGAACGAGATCAAGGGCACTGCCACCGAGGGTTTCGCCTCGGTGTTGCTCGAGTTCGACGCCGGATTCGATGCCGACCAGGCGCTGGATGATGTGCGCGAGGGGGTGGATATCGCCCGCTCGGAACTGCCCCGGGGCGCCGAAGAGCCACGGGTGAACGAGGTCAACGTGGCGCTCTTCCCGGTGCTCACCGTGGCCCTGTCAGGTGCTGTGCCGGAGCGCACGCTGATCGACACCGCGAGGCGGTTGCAGGATGAGGCCGAAGCCCTGCCCGGCGTGCTCGAGGCGGATATCGGCGGTAATCGCGAGGAGCTGCTCGAGGTCATCGTCGATGACCGGGTCATGCAGACCTACGATATCTCCTACGCCGATCTGTTCAATCGGGTTGACCGCAACAATCGCCTGATCGCCGCCGGGGCGCTGGATACCGGTGCGGGGCGCTTGTCGGTCAAGGTCCCCGGCGTTATCGAAGACATGAACGATGTCCTCGGTCTGCCGGTGAAGGTTGTCGACGACCGGGTGGTCACCTTCGGTGATGTCGCCGACGTACGCCGTACGTTCAAGGACGCCAGCGAGTTCGCCCGGGTCAATGGCGAGCCGGCGGTGACGCTGGAGATCTCCAAGCGCGTCGGCGCCAACATCATCGAGGTCAACAACCAGGTCCGCCGGATCGTGGAGGCCAGCCGTGCGGAGTGGCCGGCCTCCCTCGATGTGACCTATCTCCAGGACCGCTCCGAGGACATCCGGACCATGCTTCGGGACCTGCAGAACAACGTTCTGACCGCGGTGGTGCTGGTCATGATCGTGGTGGTAGCGGCCATGGGCTGGCGTCCGGCGCTGCTGGTGGGGCTCGCCATTCCGGGCTCGTTCCTGGCCGGGATTCTCGCCATCCACGCGATGGGCTACACGATGAATATCGTCGTGCTGTTCAGTCTTATCCTGGTGGTGGGCATGCTTGTCGACGCCGCCATCGTGGTGGTTGAACTCGCCGAGCGTCGCCTCACGGACGGCGAGTCGGCCCTCGAGGCCTATCGCTATGGCGCCTGGCGCATGAGCTGGCCGATCATCGCGGCCACCATCACCACGCTATCGGTCTTCGTGCCGCTGCTGTTCTGGGGCGGCGTGGTCGGCCAGTTCATGAAGTACCTGCCGATCACGGTGATCGTCACGCTGACGGCCTCGCTCGCCATGGCGCTGGTGTTCATACCGGTGCTGGGCGGTCGTTTCGGCCGTCGGGAGCGTGCCCGCGGCAGCCACCATCGCCGCGTGCGCATCGCCGAGGATGGCGACCTGGAGACCCTTGATGGATTCAGTGGTGGCTATGTACGGCTGCTGCGCGGCGCGCTGCGGATGCCCGGCACGGTGCTGGTGGTGGTCGTGGCCACGGTGGTGGCGACCTACATGCTCTATGCCCGCTTCGGGGCAGGGGTGGAGTTCTTCCCCTCCACCGAGCCCGATTACGCCCGGGTCCAGGTCCAGGCACGGGGTGATCTGTCCATTCACGAGAAAGACACGCTGGTCCGGGCGGTGGAATCCCGCCTCGAGGGCTTCGACGAAGTTGATTTCGCCTATGCCCGGACCTTCGCCGATCCGACCCGCACTGGTGGGCAGTCGCTGGCCCGGGATGCCATCGGCGTGGTGCAGCTCGATTTCGTCGACTGGACGCAGCGTCGGCAGGCGGCGGTGATCATCGAGGATATCCGTGCCGCTCTGGCGGATATCCCCGGCATCCGGATCCAGATTGCCGAGCAGAGCCAGGGACCGGGACAGGCCAAACCGGTCGAGCTCCGGGTCTCCGGGCAGCCGGATCGCCTGGCAACGGGGGTCGAGGTCCTGCGCTCACGGATGGACCGGCTGGGCGGCTTCGCCGATGTCGAGGACAACCGGCCACTGCCGGGCATCGAGTGGGCGCTGCAGGTGGACCGGGAAAAGGCGGCCCGTTACGACGCCGATGTCCAGGGCGTGGGCAATGCCGTCCAGCTTGTCACGACCGGCGTGCTGATCGCCGATTACCGGCCGGATAGCGCCGATGACGAGGTGGATATCCGGGTGCGCTATCCGCTGGCGGATCGCAGTCTCGATCGCCTGGGCCAACTGCGGGTCCCGACCCGTCACGGGCAGGTGCCGGTGAGTCATTTCGTCGCCTTCGAGCCGTCGCCGAAGACCGGGACGCTGGAGCGGGTCAACGGCGAGCGGGTGCTGACCATCAACGCCGATGTCGAGTCCGGTCGGCTGGTGGACGAGCGGGTGCAGGCGTTGCGGGAATCGATCGCCGACGATCCCCTGCCCGAGGGCGTGAGCGTCCAGTTCAAGGGTGAGGACGAGGATCAGCGCGAAGCGCAGTCGTTCCTGACCCTGGCCTTCGGGGTGGCGATTGCCCTGATGTGTATTATCCTGCTGACGCAGTTCAACAGCGTCTGGCAGACATTGCTGGTGCTCTCCGCCATCGTGCTGTCCACCGGCGGCGTGCTGCTCGGGCTCATGATCACGCAGCGACCGTTCAGCATTGTCATGGGCGGGGTTGGCATGATCGCGCTGGCGGGCATCGTGGTGAATAACAACATCGTGCTGATCGACACCTATAACGGCCTGCGTGCCGAGGGCCAGCCGATCGCCGAGGCGATTCTGCGGACCGCCGCCCAGCGCCTGCGCCCGGTGCTGCTTACGTCGGTAACCACGGTGCTGGGGCTAATGCCCATGGTGCTCAAGCTGAATGTTGATCTGCTGGGCCGAAGCGTCGAGTTCAATGCACCCTCCACCCAGTGGTGGGCGCAGCTTTCGGCGACCATCGCCGGCGGCCTTGGCTTTGCGACGGTGCTCACGCTGGTGCTCACGCCCTGTCTGCTGATGCTCGGGCATAATATGCACCAGGCGCTGACGCGCCGGAAAACGGGGGGAACAGGGGCATGAAGCTTTTCACATCGCCAACGTCGCCTTATGCGCGCCTGGTACGGGTCACGCTGATCGAAAAGCATCTCCAGGATCGCGTCGATTATCGCTTCGTCGATCCGTGGGCGTCGCCGGCGGAACTGCTTGCGGTCAACACCAACTGCCGGGTGCCGACGCTGGTCATGCCGAGCGGCCAGGTGCTGACCGAGGCCGGCGTCATCGTGCTTTTCCTGGAGCGGCGCTATCCGGAACCGCGGCTGATGCCGCGCGATGCCGTCGAACGAGTGCATGCGCGGCTCGGACAGGCCCTCGGCTGTGTCGATGCCGGGGTCGGCGTGATCACCGAGCGTCGCTATGGCGACCCCGATACGCCGCTCGCCCGGCGGCGCTTCGAGGCGCTCCGGCGTGCCACCGACAGCGTGGCCGATGACGTCGATCCGGGTGCCTCGGCGCAGGACCCGGACCTCGGTGACCTGGCCGCGGCACTGGCCCTCGACTGGGTGCGGTTCCGCTTCGGCGCGGAGGTCCCGTGGCGTGATCGGCAGCCAGCGGTGGGCGACTGGCTCGATCAGCTCCTCGGGCGGATGTCGTTCGCGGCGACGACGCCGCCGGACGCCTGACCCGTCCGTCCCGTGGAATCCGCCCGCCGACAGGCGTTTGCCGATGGCCTGAAGGCCGTCGGGCCCATGGTCGCCGCGATTGTGCCATTCGGTATGACCGCCGGGGTGGCGGGGCTCGACGCCGGGCTTGGCGCGGCGTTGACGATGGGGATGTCGCTGATCGTCTTCGCCGGTGCCTCGCAGATCGCGAGCATCCAGCTCATCGATGCCGGTGCCGCGGTGCCGCTGGTGGTGATTACGGCGCTGATCATCAACCTGCGCATGCTCATGTACAGCGCCCACCTGGCACCGCATTTCCATCACCTGACCCTGGGCTGGCGCTCGTTGATGGCCTATATCCTCACCGACCAGGCTTATGCCCTGACCATTTCGCGGGTGATGAGCGAGGGCGGTGAGCGCTACAGTCACTGGTTCTACCTCGGCGTGGCGCTGCCCCTCTGGGGCGTCTGGCAGCTGGCGACCGCGTTCGGCTACTGGGCCGGCACCGCGATGCCGCCGTCCTGGGAGCTGGGGTTCATTGTCCCGCTGATCTTTCTGTCGCTGCTGATGATGTCGATCAACAGCCGCCCCGGCGTCATCGCGGCGCTGGTGGCCGGGTCGCTGTCGGTGCTGGGCCGTGATCTGCCCGCCGGGCTGGGGCTGATCCTGGCCTCGCTGGTCGGGATCGCCGCGGGTGTCATCGTGGAGGAGTGGCGGCGTGATTGATCCGCTCTGGGGCATTACCGTGGTGATCGGTGCGGGCACATTCGCCTGGCGCGGGGCGTTTCTGGTGTTCGGTCACGGCCTGCAGATGCCCGATCTGGTACGCCGTGGCCTCAACTACGTCCCGCCGGCGGTTTTTGCCGCCCTGGTATTGCCCGGGCTTGTCCAGTGGCAGGCGGACGGGACGGTGGACGCGGCCCGGCTGCTGGCCGGTGCGCTGGCCGGCTGGGTGGCCTGGCGAACGCGGTCGATCCTGCCGACGATGATTATCGGCATGATCGCGCTCTGGGGCCTGCGGGCGCTCCTCCCCGCCTGATGGACGCGAAGCCGATGGCAATGGCATATCATGGAGACAGCAACGGGTAGGTGAGCGCATGGATCAGGCGGCGGAAATGCAGATGTTCGTCCGGGCGGTGGACCGCGGGAGCTTCTCCTCGGCCGCCCGCGATCTCGATCTCACGCCTTCGGCGGTCAGTAAACAGATCCGCCGGCTCGAGGATCGGCTCGGGGTGCGTCTTTTCAACCGAACGACCCGGCGCGTGAGCCTGACCGAGGTCGGATCGGCCTATTACGAGCGCTGCTCGCGGATCATCCAGGAGATCCAGGAGGCCGAGGAGGCGGTCACCGCGCTCAATGAAAACCCCCGTGGCACGCTGCGCGTGGCGGCGACGGTGGCATTCGGCCGGGTCGAGGTGCTGCCGCGGATCCAGGAATTCCTCGAGCGTTATCCCGAGCTCAATATCGAGTTCGAGCTCACCGACCGCCAGGTGGATCTGATCGAGGAGGGGATCGATGTCGCCATCCAGTGGCGCGAGCAGATGGACGATCCCTCGCTCGTCGCCCGGCGGCTGTGCGTCAATCGGCGGATCATCTGTGCCTCACCGGATTACATCGCCCGTCACGGGGCCCCCGCGACCCCCGAGGAGCTCCTCTCGCACAACTGCCTCACGCTCTACGAGGTCTCCCAGTTCAACGACTGGGCGTTCGAGGATCCGGCGCAGGGGCATCGCACACTCCATGTCAAAGGCAACTTCCGGGCCAATACCGCCGACGCGCTCTACGAGGCCGCCCTGGCAGGTGTCGGGCTGGCGCGGCTGTCCACCTGGCTGGTGATGCCGGCGATCCGGCGTGGCGACCTGGTGCCGGTGCTGCCTCAGTATCCCCACGAGCGCTCGGCGTACTTCCTGCTCTACCCCCATCGCCGTCACCTGTCGCGCAAGGTCCGGGCGTTCGTGGACTTTCTCGTCGAGGTGTTCACCCCGGTCCCGCCCTGGGAGCGGGAAGGGGTCGAGTTTACCGAGGCCGAGTGGCGGGAGCGGATCGAGCGGGGCTGATCAGGCCGGCGGCGCCGGCCCGTTGAGCAGGATAATGGCGATGTTCAGGTAGCCGGCATAGCTCACCCAGACCAGGTAAGGAGCGAGCAGCCACGCGGCCGGCGGATGGACGCGTCGGAACCGCAGCATGGTCAGCGCGATGAGCGCCCACAGCACCACCAGGTCCACCAGCGCCAGATCGGGGCGGTGCCACTGGAAAAACAGAATACTCCACAGGCCGTTGGCGCCGAGCTGGGCGATGAAGGGCACGAGCACCGCCAGTCCGGCGACCAGGCCGATACGCCGCCACACCTGCCAGGCCGCGGCGATCATCAGGACGTAGAGCGCCGTCCAGGCAATCGGGAAGAGCAGATCCGGCGGGGTCAGCGGCGGCTTCTCGAGCGCCGCGTACCAGTCGCCGGGCGGGCTGAGGACACCGCCCATGGCGGCGATCACCACCAGCAGTGTCCAGCCGGCCAGTCCCCATCGGTCGCGACGCCGGTTATCCATGGGCCGGTCGCCACCGGCGGCCATTACCAGCTCCCCGTGTTGGCCATCGACGCCCAGGGTTCCTGTGCGGGGAGCGGATCGCCGGATTGCAGCAGCTCGACGGAGATACCGTCCGGCGACTTGACGAAGGCCATGTGGCCGTCCCGCGGGGGGCGGTTGATGGTGACGCCGTTGTCCATCAGGTGCTGGCAGAGGCCGTAGATATCGTCGACGCGATAGGCCAGGTGCCCGAAGTTGCGGCCGCCGTTATAGGTCTCCGGGTCCCAGTTGTAGGTCAGCTCGAGCATCGGTGCGCGATCGCTCGACCGGGCCCGGTCGCCGTCCGCCGGCGCGGCCAGGAAGATCAGCGTGAACCGGCCCTTCTCGCTGTCGTGGCGGTTGATCTCCTCCATGCCCAGCAAACCGCAGTAGAACTTGAGGGATTCATCGATATCACTGATTCGAACCATCGTGTGCAGGTACTGCATTCAGCCTCCGGGGAATTCGTGTGTCACTGCGATCATAGCGTTTTCAGTGCCCGTTGGTCAGGGTCCGGCGGACGGCGTCGTGCCAGCCCTCGACGATATGCTCCCGCGACTGATGGGTGATCGTCGGCTTGAAGCGGGCATCCAGCGACCATTGCGATTCGAGGCTCTCCAGCGATTCGTAGAGCCCGTGCTGCAGTCCGGCCAGGTAGGCCGCGCCCAGGGCGGTGGTCTCGATAATCCGGGGCCGCTCGACGTCGAGCCCGGTCAGATCGGCGAGCCGCTGCAACAGCCAGCTGTTGGCCACCATGCCGCCATCGACCCGTAGCGT
The Spiribacter vilamensis DNA segment above includes these coding regions:
- the ribA gene encoding GTP cyclohydrolase II, with amino-acid sequence MTDSPLDNPSIARETGQARLPTRWGTFRIHGFEADNGGEHVALVMGDPAAADAPLVRVHSECLTGDALFSQRCDCGPQLEAAMKRIGETGEGIIVYLRQEGRGIGLLNKIRAYGLQDEEGADTVEANEALGFAADGRDYGVAASMLGSLGVSRVRLMTNNPAKVDGLEATGVRVVERLSLLAGRNHHNHAYLETKAAKFGHHLDAPDGGTDEA
- a CDS encoding efflux RND transporter periplasmic adaptor subunit, which produces MNLKSYLIALSVALVLVAWMLSGRLDSDDARPGEDQSPAQPVVMDVEVTTLEAESVERFLESQGETEAERDIELRAETSGQVVAVQAAEGDAVAAGDPILRIAMGDREARRAEARARVSQREADFSAARRLSGDGFQSEIALREARAALEAARAQLATIEEEIANTTITAPIAGRVETLSVDKGDYLAAGERVARILDIDPLIATAHVAQQEIRRIETGREARVSLATGDTLTGTVRNIGGAAEPGSRTFRVEVAAANPDALPVGVSATIRIPLDPARAHFLSPAWLALAESGEVGVKTVDADNRVVFEPVDIVRTQRDGVWVTGLADPVRLITVGQGFVRAGDTVNPVPVDASVSDG
- a CDS encoding efflux RND transporter permease subunit, encoding MRALIDAVFSRSRSVTLVLVLILIMGSVAYQNIPKEAEPDVNIPVIYVSMGYEGISPEDAERLLVRPMERELSSIEGLNEIKGTATEGFASVLLEFDAGFDADQALDDVREGVDIARSELPRGAEEPRVNEVNVALFPVLTVALSGAVPERTLIDTARRLQDEAEALPGVLEADIGGNREELLEVIVDDRVMQTYDISYADLFNRVDRNNRLIAAGALDTGAGRLSVKVPGVIEDMNDVLGLPVKVVDDRVVTFGDVADVRRTFKDASEFARVNGEPAVTLEISKRVGANIIEVNNQVRRIVEASRAEWPASLDVTYLQDRSEDIRTMLRDLQNNVLTAVVLVMIVVVAAMGWRPALLVGLAIPGSFLAGILAIHAMGYTMNIVVLFSLILVVGMLVDAAIVVVELAERRLTDGESALEAYRYGAWRMSWPIIAATITTLSVFVPLLFWGGVVGQFMKYLPITVIVTLTASLAMALVFIPVLGGRFGRRERARGSHHRRVRIAEDGDLETLDGFSGGYVRLLRGALRMPGTVLVVVVATVVATYMLYARFGAGVEFFPSTEPDYARVQVQARGDLSIHEKDTLVRAVESRLEGFDEVDFAYARTFADPTRTGGQSLARDAIGVVQLDFVDWTQRRQAAVIIEDIRAALADIPGIRIQIAEQSQGPGQAKPVELRVSGQPDRLATGVEVLRSRMDRLGGFADVEDNRPLPGIEWALQVDREKAARYDADVQGVGNAVQLVTTGVLIADYRPDSADDEVDIRVRYPLADRSLDRLGQLRVPTRHGQVPVSHFVAFEPSPKTGTLERVNGERVLTINADVESGRLVDERVQALRESIADDPLPEGVSVQFKGEDEDQREAQSFLTLAFGVAIALMCIILLTQFNSVWQTLLVLSAIVLSTGGVLLGLMITQRPFSIVMGGVGMIALAGIVVNNNIVLIDTYNGLRAEGQPIAEAILRTAAQRLRPVLLTSVTTVLGLMPMVLKLNVDLLGRSVEFNAPSTQWWAQLSATIAGGLGFATVLTLVLTPCLLMLGHNMHQALTRRKTGGTGA
- a CDS encoding glutathione S-transferase family protein, yielding MKLFTSPTSPYARLVRVTLIEKHLQDRVDYRFVDPWASPAELLAVNTNCRVPTLVMPSGQVLTEAGVIVLFLERRYPEPRLMPRDAVERVHARLGQALGCVDAGVGVITERRYGDPDTPLARRRFEALRRATDSVADDVDPGASAQDPDLGDLAAALALDWVRFRFGAEVPWRDRQPAVGDWLDQLLGRMSFAATTPPDA
- a CDS encoding AzlC family ABC transporter permease, with the protein product MESARRQAFADGLKAVGPMVAAIVPFGMTAGVAGLDAGLGAALTMGMSLIVFAGASQIASIQLIDAGAAVPLVVITALIINLRMLMYSAHLAPHFHHLTLGWRSLMAYILTDQAYALTISRVMSEGGERYSHWFYLGVALPLWGVWQLATAFGYWAGTAMPPSWELGFIVPLIFLSLLMMSINSRPGVIAALVAGSLSVLGRDLPAGLGLILASLVGIAAGVIVEEWRRD
- a CDS encoding AzlD domain-containing protein, which translates into the protein MIDPLWGITVVIGAGTFAWRGAFLVFGHGLQMPDLVRRGLNYVPPAVFAALVLPGLVQWQADGTVDAARLLAGALAGWVAWRTRSILPTMIIGMIALWGLRALLPA
- a CDS encoding LysR family transcriptional regulator codes for the protein MDQAAEMQMFVRAVDRGSFSSAARDLDLTPSAVSKQIRRLEDRLGVRLFNRTTRRVSLTEVGSAYYERCSRIIQEIQEAEEAVTALNENPRGTLRVAATVAFGRVEVLPRIQEFLERYPELNIEFELTDRQVDLIEEGIDVAIQWREQMDDPSLVARRLCVNRRIICASPDYIARHGAPATPEELLSHNCLTLYEVSQFNDWAFEDPAQGHRTLHVKGNFRANTADALYEAALAGVGLARLSTWLVMPAIRRGDLVPVLPQYPHERSAYFLLYPHRRHLSRKVRAFVDFLVEVFTPVPPWEREGVEFTEAEWRERIERG
- a CDS encoding TspO/MBR family protein; translated protein: MAAGGDRPMDNRRRDRWGLAGWTLLVVIAAMGGVLSPPGDWYAALEKPPLTPPDLLFPIAWTALYVLMIAAAWQVWRRIGLVAGLAVLVPFIAQLGANGLWSILFFQWHRPDLALVDLVVLWALIALTMLRFRRVHPPAAWLLAPYLVWVSYAGYLNIAIILLNGPAPPA
- a CDS encoding VOC family protein, coding for MQYLHTMVRISDIDESLKFYCGLLGMEEINRHDSEKGRFTLIFLAAPADGDRARSSDRAPMLELTYNWDPETYNGGRNFGHLAYRVDDIYGLCQHLMDNGVTINRPPRDGHMAFVKSPDGISVELLQSGDPLPAQEPWASMANTGSW